The Candidatus Polarisedimenticolaceae bacterium genome contains a region encoding:
- a CDS encoding SUMF1/EgtB/PvdO family nonheme iron enzyme — MESLTRSMWIVALLLVGAAGAAEPPRQDVWRRVDTPNFSLFGNVSPEQLVETGIQIETLREVLRGTTGGLSTVPTTIYVFRGVEPRASYGTVLKRDRAGLNGNVDGPTHAVNVAKDATGKTTLGAVIRHDYVHTVLDDNIPDAPLCIDEGLALFYDTVFAPPGQATAAVGTPPRERLAELKRATLLPVDRLLAANFQSPEYDGDRARESFHAQCWLLAHWLIVPDEERRGRFVDFVGRLRRGEPPLEAFRTATAMAPETLDQELGIYARSESFASLLIELDTATIERVNTATPISKAETLYRQGDLLSQSEILPSESTKQLLRAALKLEPDRLDIQLDLARLNESADGWPTAASLYEAALEDGGNAARIRYGRMLLERASISTRDMNKIPKDVARARELFREVLATDPDNLAALAEFARTFKYGESDRAEAIAALNRARSLMPSKIDFLADLVGHLATTGRLDEAAALYADLQARTTDFDPRNTAEWGIYAGVTRYSEALRESGDEAGALASLRKAFEMLHIPWLSSMTAQRLANYDALASERPHLARYKQAYDALERKDTHEALALYERVASESEDAAIQKAAREMARDIRPAVVHDRVAAGRRKALDLAAAGDAAGAARTLEALVADNPDLVEADRARIAADLAGLREESPAAPAATPVARLKRDGNKILRTADEMELVTIPAGSFKMGSERREDDGQPIHRVHISRAFLMDRHEVTIAQYGRVMAGVPEGQTGGPDTPVVHVRWSDAQEYCGRVGGRLPTEAEWEYAARGGLAGKTYSWGDEEVCAGGTCRANVCDRNCGHLYGKKWSWDDGFGETAPVCRFGANGYGLCDTTGNVSEWVADWYEGYSRGEATDPSGPATGQDRVTRGGSWVNLGTWLSVANRYPRLPGERFGSLGFRCAVDITPPEAPQ; from the coding sequence ATGGAATCGCTGACGCGCTCCATGTGGATCGTCGCGTTGTTGCTGGTCGGCGCGGCCGGCGCGGCCGAGCCGCCCCGGCAAGACGTTTGGCGACGCGTCGACACGCCCAACTTCTCGCTCTTCGGCAACGTCAGCCCGGAACAGCTCGTCGAAACGGGAATCCAGATCGAGACCCTTCGGGAAGTGCTCCGTGGGACCACGGGAGGATTGTCGACCGTACCGACGACGATCTACGTCTTTCGCGGTGTCGAGCCTCGCGCCAGTTACGGGACGGTACTGAAGCGAGATCGCGCGGGGCTCAACGGCAATGTCGACGGGCCCACGCATGCCGTGAATGTCGCCAAGGATGCAACGGGCAAGACGACGCTCGGTGCCGTCATCCGTCATGACTACGTCCACACCGTGCTGGACGACAACATCCCCGACGCGCCGCTCTGTATCGACGAGGGCCTCGCTCTGTTTTACGACACCGTTTTCGCTCCTCCCGGTCAGGCAACCGCCGCGGTTGGAACGCCGCCTCGCGAGCGACTCGCCGAATTGAAACGAGCGACCCTGCTTCCGGTGGATCGCTTGCTCGCCGCGAACTTTCAGTCGCCGGAGTACGACGGGGATCGGGCTCGGGAGAGCTTCCATGCGCAGTGCTGGCTCCTCGCCCACTGGCTGATCGTTCCCGACGAGGAGCGGCGCGGACGCTTCGTGGATTTCGTCGGCCGGCTTCGGCGCGGCGAGCCTCCGCTCGAGGCATTCCGAACAGCCACGGCGATGGCGCCCGAGACCCTCGACCAGGAGCTCGGCATCTACGCCCGTTCCGAGTCCTTCGCCAGCTTACTGATCGAACTCGACACCGCGACCATCGAACGCGTCAACACGGCCACGCCGATCTCGAAAGCGGAGACCCTTTACCGGCAGGGCGACCTCCTGTCTCAGAGCGAGATCCTACCGAGCGAATCGACCAAGCAGCTTCTGCGCGCCGCGCTGAAGCTCGAGCCCGATCGGTTGGACATTCAACTCGACTTGGCCCGTCTCAACGAGAGCGCCGACGGATGGCCCACCGCGGCCTCCTTGTACGAAGCGGCGCTCGAGGATGGTGGCAACGCAGCGCGTATCCGATATGGCCGCATGCTGCTCGAGCGTGCCTCCATTTCCACCCGCGACATGAACAAGATTCCGAAGGACGTTGCGCGCGCTCGCGAGCTGTTCCGTGAGGTGCTCGCCACGGACCCCGACAATCTCGCTGCGCTTGCGGAGTTCGCTCGCACCTTCAAGTACGGCGAGAGCGATCGCGCCGAGGCGATCGCCGCGCTCAACCGCGCGCGATCGTTGATGCCCTCGAAGATCGATTTCCTGGCCGATCTCGTCGGACACCTCGCGACGACCGGCCGGCTCGACGAGGCGGCGGCCCTGTATGCCGATCTGCAGGCGCGGACCACGGACTTCGACCCGCGCAATACTGCGGAGTGGGGGATCTACGCCGGAGTGACTCGATACTCCGAGGCGCTTCGCGAATCCGGCGACGAAGCCGGAGCGCTGGCATCCCTCCGCAAGGCGTTCGAGATGCTGCACATTCCCTGGCTGAGCTCCATGACCGCGCAGCGACTCGCGAATTACGATGCTCTCGCTTCGGAGCGGCCGCACTTGGCTCGCTACAAGCAGGCCTATGACGCCCTGGAACGCAAAGATACGCATGAGGCACTCGCGCTCTACGAGCGCGTTGCCTCCGAGAGTGAGGACGCCGCGATCCAGAAAGCGGCCCGCGAGATGGCGCGCGATATCCGTCCCGCCGTCGTTCATGACCGGGTCGCAGCGGGTCGACGAAAAGCGCTGGATCTCGCCGCGGCCGGCGACGCCGCCGGCGCGGCTCGGACTCTCGAAGCGCTGGTCGCCGACAACCCCGATCTGGTGGAGGCGGACCGAGCTCGGATTGCGGCCGATCTCGCCGGCCTGCGCGAGGAATCACCCGCCGCACCCGCGGCAACGCCGGTCGCCAGGCTGAAGCGCGACGGCAACAAGATCCTCCGAACGGCAGACGAGATGGAGCTGGTCACGATCCCGGCGGGATCGTTCAAGATGGGGAGCGAGCGCCGAGAGGACGATGGACAGCCGATCCACCGCGTGCACATCAGTCGCGCATTTCTGATGGACCGGCACGAGGTCACGATAGCCCAGTACGGTCGTGTCATGGCGGGAGTGCCGGAAGGCCAGACCGGCGGGCCCGACACGCCCGTCGTCCACGTGCGTTGGAGCGACGCGCAGGAATACTGCGGCAGAGTCGGCGGCCGGCTGCCCACCGAAGCGGAATGGGAATACGCCGCACGCGGGGGACTCGCGGGGAAGACGTATTCGTGGGGTGACGAGGAGGTCTGCGCCGGAGGAACCTGCCGGGCCAACGTCTGCGATCGCAACTGCGGGCATCTCTACGGCAAGAAGTGGTCGTGGGACGACGGGTTTGGAGAGACCGCTCCGGTCTGCCGCTTCGGAGCGAACGGTTATGGATTGTGCGATACCACGGGGAACGTCAGTGAGTGGGTGGCGGACTGGTACGAAGGCTATTCACGCGGTGAGGCGACCGATCCGAGTGGACCGGCCACGGGCCAGGACCGCGTGACGCGCGGGGGGTCCTGGGTGAACCTCGGGACCTGGCTCAGCGTCGCGAACCGCTACCCACGTCTCCCCGGCGAGCGTTTCGGTAGCCTCGGGTTTCGATGCGCCGTGGACATCACGCCTCCCGAAGCGCCGCAGTAG
- a CDS encoding DEAD/DEAH box helicase, producing MQAFIRDLLEHKAIGSRVAHYRHLPARPARFGAPARPLHPALAEALADQGVTRLYSHQAQAIDAARAGRNVLAVTPTASGKTLVFALPVLESFLEDDGGRALFLYPTKALAQDQVAGLRALSGGLPGIRPPRFEIYDGDTPDSMRRKIKADPPETLVTNPDMLHLGILAHHADWAGFLSGLKWVVIDELHVYRGVFGAHVHHILSRLKRLAAMYGASPRFIAASATVGNPAEFAETLVGEPFEVISDSGAPRAGRHVAIVNPGSISPYTAAVRVVTESARRELRTIAFTKARRIAELLYTWLVQEAPELKRRVAPYRAGYLPEERRALEKRLFRGELLAVFSTSALELGIDVGSLDVCVLVGYPGSMTSTWQRMGRVGRQDREALVVLIALPDALDQYLVAHPDLFFGEAFERAILDPWNPAIAGAHLVCAAAEEPLRRDELPDRAIAIAEGLEREGRLALDASGERWVSFRRRPQRDMNIRSAGAPFTIVDVEHDRILGSIDGMRVYHECHPGAIYLHGGQSFLIRSLDADAKRVEAAPARADYYTVVLGEKETEILERLETGEASGHPTGFGRLKVTVKIREYQKKRLFDGEPISTHPVEAPPLVFETTGLWMQLPAAMPGLMTAEGLHFMGGIHAAEHAMIGLFPLLAIADRGDIGGISYPMHPQLGTPAIFIYDGVSGGAGLAERAFRELARLHEATRELVSACPCETGCPGCIQSPKCGNGNKPLDKAAALQVLETFLGERTIPADAPVVELPVPPPPTRKHGITRVDRRGEPVPQGQVLVFDLETQRSAAEVGGWDKASAMGLALAVVYDVGRQVYRTYFEADVDRLLVDLAFADRVVGFNIDRFDLAVLSGYTDRDLGKIKTLDLLKVVHASLGFRLSLGHLSEANLGESKGGDGLQSLQWWKEGRIDLIERYCRKDVEVTWKLWSLGRERGYLLYRDKAGRSLRVPVSF from the coding sequence ATGCAGGCGTTCATCCGGGATCTCCTCGAGCACAAGGCGATCGGCTCGCGCGTGGCGCACTACCGCCACCTGCCGGCCCGTCCCGCGCGGTTCGGCGCGCCCGCGCGTCCGCTCCATCCCGCGCTCGCGGAGGCGCTCGCCGACCAGGGGGTGACGCGCCTCTACTCCCACCAGGCGCAGGCGATCGACGCGGCGCGCGCGGGGAGGAACGTCCTCGCGGTGACGCCGACGGCCTCGGGGAAGACCCTCGTCTTCGCGCTCCCGGTCCTCGAGTCGTTCCTCGAGGACGACGGCGGGCGGGCGTTGTTCCTCTACCCGACGAAGGCGCTCGCGCAGGACCAGGTCGCCGGCCTGCGCGCGCTGTCGGGAGGGCTTCCGGGGATAAGGCCGCCGCGATTCGAGATCTACGACGGCGATACCCCCGACTCGATGCGGCGGAAGATCAAGGCCGACCCTCCCGAGACGCTGGTCACGAACCCGGACATGCTCCACCTCGGGATCCTCGCCCACCACGCCGACTGGGCGGGGTTTCTCTCCGGGCTGAAGTGGGTCGTGATCGACGAGCTGCACGTCTATCGCGGCGTCTTCGGCGCGCACGTCCACCACATCCTGTCGAGATTGAAGCGCCTCGCGGCGATGTACGGCGCCTCGCCCCGCTTCATCGCCGCTTCGGCCACCGTCGGGAACCCCGCGGAGTTCGCGGAGACCCTCGTCGGCGAGCCGTTCGAGGTGATCTCGGATTCCGGCGCGCCGCGCGCGGGGCGGCACGTCGCCATCGTGAACCCGGGGTCGATCTCCCCGTACACCGCGGCGGTGCGCGTGGTGACCGAGTCGGCGCGCCGCGAGCTTCGCACGATCGCCTTCACCAAGGCGCGGCGGATCGCCGAGCTGCTGTACACCTGGCTCGTGCAGGAGGCCCCCGAGCTCAAGCGCAGGGTCGCCCCCTATCGCGCGGGGTACCTCCCGGAGGAGCGGCGCGCCCTCGAGAAGCGGCTGTTCCGCGGGGAGCTGCTGGCGGTTTTCTCCACGAGCGCCCTCGAGCTCGGGATCGACGTCGGCTCCCTCGACGTGTGCGTGCTCGTCGGCTACCCGGGCTCGATGACCTCGACGTGGCAACGCATGGGGCGGGTGGGGCGTCAGGACCGCGAGGCGCTCGTCGTCCTCATCGCGCTCCCCGACGCACTCGACCAGTACCTCGTCGCGCACCCCGACCTCTTCTTCGGCGAGGCGTTCGAGCGGGCGATCCTCGATCCCTGGAACCCCGCGATCGCCGGGGCGCACCTGGTCTGCGCCGCCGCCGAGGAGCCGCTCCGGCGCGACGAGCTCCCCGACCGCGCGATCGCGATCGCCGAGGGGCTCGAGCGCGAGGGGCGCCTGGCGCTCGACGCGTCGGGGGAGCGCTGGGTCTCGTTCCGGCGCCGGCCGCAACGCGACATGAACATCCGCAGCGCCGGCGCGCCGTTCACGATCGTCGACGTGGAGCACGACCGGATCCTCGGCTCGATCGACGGGATGCGCGTCTACCACGAGTGCCATCCCGGGGCGATCTACCTCCACGGCGGGCAGTCGTTCCTGATCCGTTCCCTCGACGCCGACGCGAAACGGGTCGAGGCGGCGCCCGCGCGGGCCGACTACTACACGGTCGTGCTCGGGGAGAAGGAGACCGAGATCCTCGAGCGCCTCGAGACGGGGGAGGCGAGCGGGCACCCGACCGGGTTCGGCCGTCTCAAGGTCACGGTGAAGATCCGCGAGTACCAGAAAAAGCGCCTGTTCGACGGCGAGCCGATCTCGACGCATCCGGTGGAGGCGCCGCCCCTCGTCTTCGAGACGACCGGCCTCTGGATGCAGCTCCCCGCGGCGATGCCCGGGCTCATGACCGCCGAGGGGCTGCACTTCATGGGCGGGATCCACGCCGCCGAGCACGCGATGATCGGGTTGTTCCCGCTGCTCGCGATCGCCGACCGCGGCGACATCGGCGGGATCTCGTACCCGATGCACCCCCAGCTCGGGACGCCGGCGATCTTCATCTACGACGGCGTCTCCGGGGGAGCGGGTCTCGCCGAGCGCGCCTTCCGGGAGCTGGCGCGGCTCCACGAGGCGACGCGCGAGCTCGTCTCGGCGTGCCCCTGCGAGACCGGATGCCCCGGTTGCATCCAGTCCCCCAAGTGCGGGAACGGGAACAAACCGCTCGACAAGGCCGCGGCGCTGCAGGTCCTCGAGACCTTCCTGGGGGAGCGCACGATTCCCGCCGACGCGCCCGTCGTCGAGCTCCCGGTTCCGCCGCCCCCGACGCGCAAACACGGGATCACCCGCGTCGACCGTCGCGGGGAGCCGGTCCCGCAAGGGCAGGTCCTCGTGTTCGACCTCGAGACCCAGCGCAGCGCCGCCGAGGTCGGCGGCTGGGACAAGGCGAGCGCGATGGGGCTCGCGCTGGCGGTCGTGTACGACGTCGGGCGGCAGGTGTACCGCACCTACTTCGAAGCCGACGTCGACCGCCTGCTCGTCGACCTCGCCTTCGCCGACCGGGTCGTCGGGTTCAACATCGACCGCTTCGACCTCGCGGTGCTTTCCGGGTACACCGACCGCGACCTCGGGAAGATCAAGACCCTCGATCTGCTCAAGGTGGTGCACGCGAGCCTGGGTTTCCGGCTCTCGCTCGGGCACCTGAGCGAGGCCAACCTCGGGGAGTCGAAGGGCGGGGACGGGCTCCAGAGTCTGCAGTGGTGGAAGGAGGGGCGTATCGACCTCATCGAGCGGTACTGTCGCAAGGACGTCGAGGTGACGTGGAAGCTCTGGTCGCTCGGGAGGGAGCGGGGATACCTCCTCTACCGAGACAAGGCGGGGCGATCGCTCCGCGTTCCGGTATCGTTCTGA
- a CDS encoding DUF1684 domain-containing protein, with the protein MRRSIMVPILLLASACARPTMAPSTPPTSWASDLAAYRAAKDASFRHDPDSPLAPASRATFRGLEYWEADPRYYLAGFMTPIDPPEPATIVTTGGVERPCEKVGRISFRLPGGDGALTVYRLLDQERVEGGAGLFLPFMDATTGRETYGAGRYVELDGPDGGPYVVDFNRAYSPLCAYGMPERYRCPATPKENKLPFRVEAGERGWAGH; encoded by the coding sequence ATGCGTCGTTCGATCATGGTCCCGATCCTCCTCCTCGCCTCCGCGTGCGCGCGGCCGACGATGGCGCCGTCCACCCCGCCCACGTCGTGGGCGTCCGATCTCGCGGCCTACCGCGCGGCGAAGGACGCGTCGTTCCGGCACGATCCCGACTCGCCGCTCGCCCCGGCATCCCGCGCGACGTTCCGCGGGCTCGAGTACTGGGAGGCGGATCCCCGCTACTACCTCGCGGGGTTCATGACCCCGATCGACCCTCCGGAGCCCGCGACGATCGTCACGACCGGAGGTGTGGAGCGCCCGTGCGAGAAGGTCGGGCGCATCTCCTTCCGCCTTCCGGGGGGCGACGGGGCGCTGACCGTCTACCGCCTGCTCGACCAGGAGCGCGTCGAGGGGGGCGCGGGCCTGTTCCTGCCGTTCATGGACGCAACGACCGGCAGGGAGACCTACGGGGCCGGGCGCTACGTCGAGCTCGACGGCCCGGACGGCGGACCGTACGTCGTCGACTTCAACCGCGCGTACAGCCCGCTTTGCGCGTACGGGATGCCGGAGCGTTACCGCTGCCCCGCGACGCCGAAGGAGAACAAGCTCCCCTTCCGCGTCGAGGCGGGGGAGCGCGGCTGGGCGGGGCACTGA
- a CDS encoding shikimate kinase, with the protein MGERDVVFLVGFMGSGKSSVGRALATLLRARFEDTDALVEAAAGKPIEAIFRDEGEGRFREMEWDALRSLDGASNAVIATGGGLFLGTAQRAFVRRAGTSVWLDVPLEVARSRAGDCASRPLWRTQDPIAFRAFFERRRAAYALADLRVDASRGSAEEVASRVRLVLNC; encoded by the coding sequence ATGGGGGAACGCGACGTCGTGTTCCTCGTCGGCTTCATGGGCTCGGGGAAGTCGAGCGTCGGCCGCGCGCTCGCGACGCTTCTTCGCGCGCGCTTCGAGGACACCGACGCCCTGGTGGAGGCCGCGGCGGGGAAACCGATCGAGGCGATCTTCCGCGACGAGGGGGAAGGGCGCTTCCGCGAGATGGAGTGGGACGCGCTCCGCTCGCTCGACGGCGCGTCGAACGCGGTGATCGCCACCGGCGGCGGACTGTTCCTCGGAACCGCGCAGCGCGCGTTCGTGCGCCGCGCGGGGACGAGCGTTTGGCTCGACGTTCCGCTCGAGGTCGCGCGCTCGCGCGCGGGCGATTGCGCCTCGCGGCCGCTGTGGCGCACGCAGGATCCGATCGCGTTCCGGGCGTTCTTCGAGCGGCGCCGCGCGGCGTACGCCCTCGCCGATCTTCGCGTGGACGCGTCGCGCGGCTCGGCGGAAGAGGTCGCCTCGCGCGTGCGCCTCGTGTTGAATTGTTGA
- a CDS encoding HU family DNA-binding protein, with amino-acid sequence MTKTELIQALADATGSDRKASRAFLEALTALVEKQVKKGGEVPLKGLGKFKVVKRKARMGRNPATGEAIKIAAKTVVRFTVAKALKDLVKKTK; translated from the coding sequence ATGACGAAGACCGAATTGATCCAGGCCCTCGCGGACGCGACGGGCAGCGACCGGAAGGCGTCGCGGGCCTTTCTCGAGGCGCTCACGGCGCTCGTCGAGAAGCAGGTCAAGAAGGGCGGCGAAGTGCCGCTCAAGGGCCTCGGCAAGTTCAAGGTCGTGAAGCGCAAGGCGCGCATGGGGAGAAACCCCGCCACCGGCGAGGCGATCAAGATCGCCGCCAAGACCGTGGTCCGCTTCACCGTGGCGAAGGCCCTCAAGGACCTCGTCAAGAAGACGAAGTAG
- the purD gene encoding phosphoribosylamine--glycine ligase, translating into MKVLLVGGGGREDALAWALARSPEIRTLRCAPGNAGIARYAERVPIAAEDVASLVAHAVAERYDLVVVGPEVPLVLGLADRLGDAGLAVFGPSAASARLEGSKVYAKEFMARHAIPTAGFRVFDDAGECTRYLLSDEAAYPLVVKADGLAAGKGVVIAPDPETALESAEGMLSGRDFGDAGRRVVIEELLRGREASFFCLCDGVRFLELAPCQDYKRAGDADTGPNTGGMGTYSPSAHLGDDSRAFLRDRVVAPLLAGMAAEGHPYRGVLFVGVMLTPDGPRVLEFNARFGDPETQVLIPRLDGDWLPLLRAAAAGDLRGVEARFRRDAAVCVVMTAEGYPGKYAKGTPISGLDAAEAIEGVVVFHAGTEHDAAGRVVTSGGRVLGVTAIGADVARARARAYDAVACIRWEGERHRADIAADAV; encoded by the coding sequence ATGAAGGTCCTTCTCGTCGGCGGCGGCGGACGGGAGGACGCCCTGGCGTGGGCCCTGGCGCGCTCCCCGGAGATCCGGACCCTGCGCTGCGCCCCCGGAAACGCCGGGATCGCCCGATACGCCGAGCGGGTTCCGATCGCCGCGGAGGACGTCGCGTCGCTCGTCGCGCACGCCGTCGCCGAACGTTACGACCTCGTCGTCGTCGGCCCTGAGGTCCCGCTGGTGCTCGGCCTCGCCGACCGCCTGGGCGACGCGGGCCTCGCCGTGTTCGGCCCCTCGGCGGCCTCCGCGCGCCTGGAGGGGAGCAAGGTCTACGCGAAGGAGTTCATGGCCCGGCACGCGATTCCCACCGCGGGATTCCGCGTCTTCGACGACGCCGGGGAGTGCACGCGCTACCTGCTCAGCGACGAGGCGGCGTACCCCCTGGTCGTGAAGGCGGACGGCCTGGCGGCGGGAAAGGGCGTCGTGATCGCACCCGACCCCGAGACCGCCCTGGAGAGCGCGGAAGGCATGCTCTCCGGCCGCGACTTCGGCGACGCGGGACGTCGGGTCGTGATCGAGGAGCTGCTGCGCGGGCGCGAGGCGTCGTTTTTCTGTCTTTGCGACGGCGTGCGGTTCCTCGAGCTCGCCCCCTGCCAGGACTACAAGCGCGCCGGGGACGCCGACACCGGGCCGAACACCGGCGGCATGGGAACGTACTCCCCGTCCGCGCACCTCGGGGACGACTCCCGCGCCTTCCTGCGCGATCGCGTCGTCGCGCCGTTGCTCGCGGGCATGGCGGCGGAAGGGCACCCCTACCGCGGCGTCCTCTTCGTCGGCGTCATGCTCACCCCCGACGGGCCCCGGGTTCTGGAGTTCAACGCGCGATTCGGGGACCCGGAGACGCAGGTGCTGATCCCCCGACTCGACGGCGACTGGCTGCCGCTCCTCCGGGCGGCGGCCGCGGGGGATCTCCGCGGCGTCGAGGCCAGGTTCCGGCGCGACGCGGCGGTGTGCGTCGTGATGACCGCCGAGGGATACCCGGGAAAATACGCGAAGGGAACGCCGATCTCCGGCCTCGACGCCGCGGAGGCGATCGAGGGCGTCGTGGTTTTTCACGCCGGGACCGAACACGACGCCGCGGGACGGGTCGTCACGAGCGGAGGCCGCGTGCTCGGCGTGACGGCGATCGGGGCGGACGTCGCGCGGGCGCGGGCCCGCGCCTACGACGCGGTCGCCTGCATTCGCTGGGAGGGGGAGCGCCACCGCGCGGACATCGCGGCCGACGCGGTGTGA
- a CDS encoding FmdB family zinc ribbon protein translates to MPIYEYRCTKCGRTFETIQKMSDAPLETCEACSGPLEKLFSRTSFQLAGGGWYSSGYSKAGGSGDSSSPETKPSSEAPSKPKAPGACGAGCGCH, encoded by the coding sequence ATGCCGATCTACGAGTATCGCTGCACGAAGTGCGGTCGCACCTTCGAGACCATCCAGAAGATGAGCGACGCCCCTCTCGAGACCTGCGAGGCGTGCTCCGGCCCCCTCGAGAAGCTCTTCTCGCGCACCTCGTTCCAGCTCGCCGGCGGCGGCTGGTACTCGAGCGGCTACTCCAAGGCGGGGGGCTCGGGCGACTCCTCCTCCCCCGAGACGAAGCCGTCGTCGGAGGCGCCGTCGAAGCCGAAGGCGCCCGGCGCGTGCGGCGCGGGCTGCGGCTGCCACTAG
- a CDS encoding N-acetylmuramoyl-L-alanine amidase — MRAWLAALALLLAIPAPSSDALELNSEARVRVVRGRDVVLEVRARDGDDWSALARRWTGTAESRGTLERLSSAGPLVPDRWVPVPIELLDDPWRSIVLSQLFPKDRVEGDHFVHVARSGALPTYDEGLWQVALWFTGSGENYPALQKANGLASPELAVGQRVRIPLASLHPSLRPATRSDDGTLEYGRDARGEFAVYRLRRGEALWSAVVLRYTGRTAPEDVEALAKELAQRSGIRDLTDIPVGYPVRIPLDLIEPEFLPRGHPRRARVEAERAEAEAELRVSPPAPPRPGSLDGAVVILDPGHGGRDSGTRNHGIAEHDAVYDVALRLKRRLERETGARVVLTLDDPTKAAPSKSDALERNLDASVATSPRFVPGEDGESSTGVHLRWYLANAIYRRALADGTDRDRVVFVSLHADARHPGLRGAMVYVPGARYREGRHGSSSKRLLAYREVREQPTITFTRKERLRSEAVSRRLADRIVASFREERLPVQAFQPVRERVIRGRRDWLPAVLRGNAVPSKVLIEMVNLTNPDDAALIGKAANRERLAVALADALETHLRASGKRATP; from the coding sequence ATGCGGGCGTGGCTGGCGGCGCTCGCGCTCCTCCTCGCGATCCCGGCCCCGTCGAGCGACGCGCTCGAGCTGAACTCCGAGGCGCGGGTGCGCGTCGTTCGGGGACGCGACGTCGTGCTCGAGGTGCGCGCGCGCGACGGGGACGACTGGAGCGCCCTCGCGCGGCGCTGGACGGGGACCGCCGAGTCCCGCGGCACCCTCGAGCGCCTTTCGTCCGCCGGACCGCTCGTGCCGGACCGCTGGGTCCCGGTGCCGATCGAGCTTCTCGACGATCCGTGGCGCTCGATCGTCCTGTCGCAGCTGTTCCCGAAGGACCGCGTCGAGGGGGACCACTTCGTGCACGTCGCCCGCTCGGGCGCGCTGCCGACCTACGACGAAGGGTTGTGGCAGGTGGCGCTCTGGTTCACCGGATCGGGGGAGAACTACCCTGCGCTCCAGAAGGCCAACGGGCTCGCCTCCCCCGAGCTCGCCGTCGGGCAACGCGTCAGGATCCCCCTCGCCTCGCTTCACCCGTCGCTGCGCCCCGCCACGCGTTCGGACGACGGCACGCTCGAGTACGGCAGGGACGCGCGGGGGGAATTCGCGGTCTACCGGCTCCGGCGCGGAGAGGCGCTCTGGTCGGCGGTCGTGCTGCGCTACACGGGACGCACCGCGCCGGAGGACGTCGAAGCGCTCGCGAAGGAGCTCGCGCAGCGCAGCGGCATCCGCGACCTCACCGACATCCCCGTCGGCTACCCGGTGCGCATCCCCCTCGACCTGATCGAGCCGGAGTTCCTCCCGCGCGGGCATCCGCGGCGGGCGCGCGTGGAGGCCGAGCGCGCGGAGGCGGAGGCGGAGCTGCGCGTCAGCCCTCCGGCGCCGCCCAGGCCCGGCTCCCTCGACGGCGCCGTCGTGATCCTCGACCCCGGCCACGGCGGACGCGACTCCGGGACGCGCAATCACGGGATCGCCGAGCACGACGCGGTCTACGACGTGGCGCTTCGGCTGAAGCGGCGGCTCGAGCGGGAAACCGGCGCGCGCGTCGTGTTGACCCTCGACGACCCCACGAAGGCCGCCCCGTCCAAGTCCGACGCGCTCGAGCGCAACCTCGACGCCTCGGTCGCGACGTCGCCGCGGTTCGTGCCGGGCGAGGACGGGGAGTCTTCCACCGGCGTCCACCTGCGCTGGTACCTCGCGAACGCGATCTACCGCCGCGCCCTCGCGGACGGCACCGACCGGGACCGCGTGGTCTTCGTGTCCCTGCACGCCGACGCGCGCCACCCCGGCCTTCGCGGCGCGATGGTCTACGTCCCCGGCGCCCGGTACCGCGAGGGGCGCCACGGCTCGTCGTCCAAGCGGCTGCTCGCGTACCGGGAGGTCCGCGAACAGCCCACGATCACCTTCACCCGGAAGGAGCGCCTGCGCTCGGAAGCGGTGTCGCGCCGCCTGGCGGACCGCATCGTCGCGTCGTTCCGGGAGGAGCGCCTCCCGGTTCAGGCGTTCCAGCCGGTCCGGGAGCGCGTCATCCGCGGCCGGCGGGACTGGCTCCCCGCCGTGCTGCGCGGGAACGCGGTCCCCTCGAAGGTGCTGATCGAGATGGTGAACCTGACCAACCCCGACGACGCGGCGCTGATCGGCAAGGCCGCGAACCGCGAGCGGCTCGCCGTCGCGCTCGCGGACGCCCTCGAGACCCACCTCCGAGCCTCCGGAAAGCGCGCGACGCCTTGA